Within Bifidobacterium dentium JCM 1195 = DSM 20436, the genomic segment AGGTGGCGACCGTCGCCACGCTTACACCCATTCGCCCCGCGATTTCCTTGGTATTCAGCCCATCCGCATAGAGTCGAAGCGTTTCGCGTTCCTTGTTCGACAGTTTGCCCTGCCTGGCATACTGCTGATCCTCTATGTAGTTGCTGGCATCCTGCAAATCCATGAACCGTACTGCTTCGCCATTGGTCGCCTGCGTCGCTTCGGAAGTCCGCCCGCCTTCGACTCCGTCACATGCTTTGATCGGCATTCGATACGCCTTGCCCTGCGCCGCATCGCAAATGGCGTTCCTGAGATTCGCTATATCCGTTTTCGCGACCAGCGCCTGCATGCCGCTGAAGGCCGCCGCCTCCCGGAAGCTCGATACGGTGTAGGAGGTGACGCCCACGACGCCGACCTGTGAGGTGCGGGCCCGAATCGCGCGGCTGATTTCCGGACCGTCCGCACCCGCCATGGCCATATCGGTGACGAGCACATCCGGACGTTTGGCCGTGCTGACGCAACGACTGATCGCCACCGCACCTATGTCGGTGGTCCAAATCACTTCGAAGCCGGCATCAAGCCGTTCTATCAACGTTTTCATTACCGTAAGCGCATATGGGTCGTTGTCTACGATTCCGATTCGAATGGTCATGGCAGGCCCTTTCCTACGTTTCTATCATTATCCGAAATGCACGATGCCGGGCAAGTTGTCATTGAGGCTCTGACAAAAGATGACCTTCCACGCACGGTTCGATATGCTGAAAGCCAACAGACGGCAATCCGCCATTTCGAAGATGACAGGCGGGTCTCATACCAGGTACGAACACCAGACATATCGGCATATTGTAAAGGAAAGGACAAGCCATGAAGCGCATCGATCTGAGGGGCACGACCATAGTCACACCGAAGTCGGCGCAACGGAACAAGGCCGGCAGACGTGTCATCATCGCGATCATCGCGGCGGTACTTGCCATCGCAATCGTAGTGACGGGGGGATTCTGGTATTTCGCTTGGGACGGACGTTACACGGTGGCCGACCTGTTCAGGCCAAAGGCAGTTGCGGCGAGCGATGCCGCGGTGGAGTCATCACGGTCGTTCGCCTACGAAAGCGCGGTGAAGTTCCTTGCCAAGCAGAAGAACGTCAACTACTCTCCCGCTTCGTTGCAGATGGCGTTGCTGGTCGCCGCGCAGGGAGCGAAAGGCGATACGCTGTCGCAACTGCAACAGGCGCTGGCCAGTGAGAAGCTGAGTGACAGCGATCTTACGTCGATCTACCGGTCGATTATCGGCAAACGCAGCGGCAAGTCACGTTTGGATGCGGCGAACTCGATATGGGCCCGTCGCGATCTTACGCTGAACAAGGACTACACCGATGCCGTACGACGTATCTTCGGGACGCAAGTCAAGCGCGTCAAGGCATTCGACAACGACACCAACAAGGCGATGAGCACATGGATCAGCGACCAGACTCGCGGCATGTTGAAACCCGAAATCGACACTCCCAAGAATAACGGCATGTCGATTCTCAATACGCTCTACGCCGACGGCCGTTGGAGCGACCCGTTCGACAAGGCATCCACCAAGAAGTCCACTTTCCACACGCTACAGGGTTCGACGAGCACCATTGATTTCATGCATAAGACCTTCGAGACCGAACAGCATGCGGATGATGTCGACGCGTACACGAAAGGCGACGGCTGGCAACGCGTGGATCTTACGTTTGACAATGGCGGACGCATGAAGATTCTGCTACCGGACAACAACACACGGTTCAAGGCGTTGCGAGGTGACGCCGCCGCATTACGTAAGGCGTTCTCTGCCAAATCGAATGCGCAGAGCGATACCGAAGTCAATGTAAGCCTGCCGAAGTTCAGCATCGACAGTACGTTCGACAGTGATTCAATGATCAAGGCGATGCAAGAGATGGGCGTCACCGACGCCTTCAACGTGGATAAGGCTGATTTTTCTGGAATGTCGGATGCGCGGATGTTCATCGGAGCGATCGTTCAGGGCACGCGCATCGAAGTGACGGAGGCTGGGGCCAAGGCCGCGGCTTATACGCAAATCGATATGGAATTGGCGATGATGCCCGTCGAAACCGTCGATTTCAATGTAGACCGCCCATTCCTCTACGAATTCGACTCCCCTGACGGTCTGCCGTTGTTCATCGGCGCCGTGACCGAACTGTAAAACAGTCTGATTTCCACGGAAAGCGGCTTATTCATGACGCCCACGTATCATGAATAAGCCGCTTTCCGTGGAAATCCGCCATTTGCTGTTGGAGATAAGTCCCAATCCATCCGAAAACACGATAATGCACTCCGCACCATGGCCTATACTGGTCTGCCGGTAATGAACTTTTCTGACCGGAGGGCGGGCAGGCTCCTCACCTTACTGATTTCCCTCCGCCGGTCGCGTGGGCGCCCACTTTGGCGCAGAAAGCAAGGTGAACGATGGCTCAAACGCGCGTTCAACACATCCCTTCGGCTGGGAACAAGGCCTCCGCGACGGCGCCTGCGACTTCGGATTCCGTCATCATTACGGCACTGCATCGCTTCATGACAATCTGCACAAGACGTGTTCCCACGATTGCCGCAATCGTGTTGCTACTGGTGATCTGGGAGGCTTGGGTACGGCTCGGCCATGTGCCGAGCACGATGATCGCCGCTCCGAGCGAAATCGCACAGGCCACCGTCGAAACCTGGCCGACGCTTTGGCCCGCAACGCAGGTCACGTTATTGGAAGGCACCGTCGGATTCCTGTTCGCCGTAGCATGCGGCATTCTGATTGGCATTCTCCTGTACTGTTCGCGCACGGCGAACGCCGCATTGTTTCCGCTGCTGTCGGCCGCGCAGACCATGCCGCTGATCTCGATCGCCCCGTTGTTTCTGATTTGGTTCGGTTTTGAGATTTCCGGCAAAATCGTGATCGTGACGGTTTTCGGCCTGTTCCCGATCGCGGTGCAGACGATTCGCGGACTCGAGGCAGTGCCGCAATTTTATTCCGATGTCGCGTTAACCTGCGGTGCGACGAAGACGTGGACCCTGTGGCACGTGAAGCTGCGCGTCGCCGCACGGCAGATCTATGGCGGCATCCGCGTCTCCGCAGCCTACATTTTCGCCACCGCCGCGACCGCGGAATATCTGGGCGCACGCAAAGGCCTCGGCATCTGGCTGCAGGCGGCATACAACTCGTTCCGCACACCGCTGATCTTCTCGGCCACACTGGTCATCATCGTAATCACCGGCATGCTCATGTGCCTGGTGAACCTGAGCGAACGCATCCTCCTCGGCCCCGCCGACGCCGACGAGGATCCGGATGCGGAGCAGTGAAACCCTCAGTTCCATCACACGTCACACCAACCCGTATAATGGGTGACGCTGTTAAGCCAATGTGTGGCAAACCGGCCATATTCCACCGCCCGCTGGGTACATCCATAGGGCACATAAGGAATCGTCGGGGGCATTGGACGAGCGGAGGGCTTGGGCCCTTCGTACCGTTTTCTGCCCGAACTCCGCCCGCAGCACATCCCTAGAAAACGGTAGAGAAGCAAGATTCAAGGGAAATCACATCGTATGAAGAACAGCATCTTCAGCAAATTCGCCGGCAAGGCAATCGCACTACTGGGCTCTGCGGCCATGGTTTTCAGCGTCTCCGCATGCGGCCAGAGCAACGACACCTCCGCCCAAACCGATTCGGATGGCCTGACCAAGGTGACGTTCATGCTTTCCTGGGCTCCGGATACCAACCATATCGGCGTGTACGTGGCTAAGAACAAGGGCTATTTCAAGAGCGTCGGCCTTGACGTGGATATCGTGGCCGTAGCGCAGGCCGGCGCCGAGCAGG encodes:
- a CDS encoding serpin family protein, encoding MKRIDLRGTTIVTPKSAQRNKAGRRVIIAIIAAVLAIAIVVTGGFWYFAWDGRYTVADLFRPKAVAASDAAVESSRSFAYESAVKFLAKQKNVNYSPASLQMALLVAAQGAKGDTLSQLQQALASEKLSDSDLTSIYRSIIGKRSGKSRLDAANSIWARRDLTLNKDYTDAVRRIFGTQVKRVKAFDNDTNKAMSTWISDQTRGMLKPEIDTPKNNGMSILNTLYADGRWSDPFDKASTKKSTFHTLQGSTSTIDFMHKTFETEQHADDVDAYTKGDGWQRVDLTFDNGGRMKILLPDNNTRFKALRGDAAALRKAFSAKSNAQSDTEVNVSLPKFSIDSTFDSDSMIKAMQEMGVTDAFNVDKADFSGMSDARMFIGAIVQGTRIEVTEAGAKAAAYTQIDMELAMMPVETVDFNVDRPFLYEFDSPDGLPLFIGAVTEL
- a CDS encoding response regulator transcription factor encodes the protein MTIRIGIVDNDPYALTVMKTLIERLDAGFEVIWTTDIGAVAISRCVSTAKRPDVLVTDMAMAGADGPEISRAIRARTSQVGVVGVTSYTVSSFREAAAFSGMQALVAKTDIANLRNAICDAAQGKAYRMPIKACDGVEGGRTSEATQATNGEAVRFMDLQDASNYIEDQQYARQGKLSNKERETLRLYADGLNTKEIAGRMGVSVATVATFERRATMKLNARSRAHAIAICIRRHEF
- a CDS encoding ABC transporter permease, producing MTICTRRVPTIAAIVLLLVIWEAWVRLGHVPSTMIAAPSEIAQATVETWPTLWPATQVTLLEGTVGFLFAVACGILIGILLYCSRTANAALFPLLSAAQTMPLISIAPLFLIWFGFEISGKIVIVTVFGLFPIAVQTIRGLEAVPQFYSDVALTCGATKTWTLWHVKLRVAARQIYGGIRVSAAYIFATAATAEYLGARKGLGIWLQAAYNSFRTPLIFSATLVIIVITGMLMCLVNLSERILLGPADADEDPDAEQ